The genomic window CCAAATCGTGTATGCCGAGGGTTGCCCCCGGGTTTCCCCAGACTATACAACCGTTCCGCCGGAGTTTCTGTCCTGCGTTCAAGACGATACCCTGAGAAATGGATTGATTGGATCTTACTATAACAATATCAATCTCTCCGGAGATCCCGTCTTCACCCGCGTCGACCCGCAGATTCAATTCCAATGGACGTTGAATTCTCCTGACCCACATAGGCTTCCCGACAATTTTTACTCTGTGCGCTGGATCGGCAAGCTTAGGGCGCCCGCGACAGGATGGGTCAAGATTGGCGTTGAAGGCAATGACGGCTATCGGCTGACCATTGACGGCGTATTGGTGATTGATAACTGGCACAAGGTTTCCTTCCGCAGCCTGGCCGCCGAACATCACTTCGAAGAGGGCAGGGAATATGATTTGCGCATTGAGTATTTCGAGCCGACCGGCAATGCCCGGCTTCGGCTGGTTTGGAACTACGGCATGGAGACCGGCGGCGATTCCGCGATCAACGAGGCCGTCGCGCTTGCTGCCCGGAGTGATGCCGCGGTTGTCGTGGTGGGCATTGAAGAAGGCGAATTCCGGGATCGCGCGAATCTTGATCTGCCCGGCCGCCAGGAGGCGCTGATCCAGCGCGTCGCGGCCGCCGGCAAGCCGACGGTCGTCGTACTGGTCGGCGGCGGCGCCGTCACCATGACCAGCTGGCTTGACAGTGTGCCGGCCCTGCTGCATGTATGGTATCCGGGCGAAGCCGGGGGGGATGCCGTCGCCGACGTGCTCTTCGGCGATTACAATCCCGCGGGACGCTTGCCCATCACCTTTCCCGTGTCAGTAGGTCAATTACCATTGGTCTACAATCACAAACCCACCGGCCGCGGCGATGACTATCTGGATCTCACGGGTCAGCCGATGTTCCCGTTTGGATATGGCATGAGCTATACACAGTTTGAGTACAGCGATCTGCGATTGGTGGAGCGCCAAATATCCGCAGGCGGCGCCGCTGCCGTACATTTCATCGTGAAGAATGCGGGTGCGATGGAAGGTGACGAAGTCGTACAGTTGTACATTCGCGATGAGCTCGCTTCGATGGCGCGCCCTGTCACCGAACTCAAAGGTTTCCAACGGATTCATCTGAGAGCGGGCGAGACCAGGGCATTGCACTTCATCATCGGCCCCGACATGCTTTCGATGCTCGACCGTGATCTGAAGCCCGTGGTCGAGCCGGGTGATTTCCGCATCATGATTGGTGCTTCATGCAAGGACATTCGTTTGCGGGAAACCCTTACCGTCGCCAGGGAGAATGAGTAGCAGAGGATCCCACCCGGCCTGCCTGGCGCTCATTATATCACTTGCCGACATTTCTCATCTTGACTCCCTTTGAGGGGCGGTCTATTCTGAAAACTCGTTCATGATATGAACAATCGTTCACTAAGGAGATGACGTGGATAAGATTCCATCCCAGCGACGTCAAGCTCGGAAAAAAGATGAGCGCAACTGGCAGCGTAAGAAGATACTGGATGCGGGGTTAGACGTTTTCGCCAGGAATGGCTACGAGGGAACATCGGTCCGGGAAATAGCCGAGATATCCGGATTCAGCGTCGGGCACATCTACAACCTTATTGGCAAGAAGGAGGAATTATTCGATCAACTCCTCCTTCAGGAAGGTTGTGATTTTGAGGGGGTCTTGCTTTCTTTGACCGAAAGACTATCCCAGCAGCCCGCGATTGAAATCCTCGATCAACTCATTGTGGAGATCCTCAGCTATTTTCAAGAACGTCCCGCGCTTTTTCAAATTTATCTCAATGAGACCGGGGCCGTGCTGGCGGCGATCGATACTCACTTCTCGAAGCGTGTGCTTCGTCTCCGGGGACGCCTCCAAAAACAAATTGTAACGCTTTTTAAGCGGGCGTTTGAAGAGGGATCAGTGATTGAAATTGACCCCGAACATATGAGGATTGCGTTCTTTCAGCTTCTGAATGGCTTTCTGGGAGCGTGGGCGCTTGCGCGCTATCGTTATCCCGTTGTCAACGAGGCGAAGACCATTCGACAAATTATCTGGAGCGGCCTTCGCTCAAAATGATTAAGGTAATAATGTGAACAGATGTGCTTTTGAACACCTTGTTCGAGGAGGTTTTTGTTTCATGGCTATTGGGAACCGTGCTGGGCGCATGCGCCCACAGGGAGGAAGTTCCATGCTGTCCCGTGCAATGAAATTCACGAGAAATGTGGTTCTGGGCGCTTTCGCAAGCGTTCTAATGCTTGCGGGATGCGGCAAGAATGAGGCTCCGCCGCCACCCGGCGAACCGGTGGTTTCTGTGGTGACGATCGAGGCTCAAAGCACAGCTCTGACAACCGAGTTGACCGGGCGTACGGTTGCCTACCGCATGGCCGAAATCCGGCCCCAGGTCAACGGCATCATCCAGAAGCGTCTGTTCGAGGAGGGTTCCGAGGTGAAGGCGGGGCAAGCGCTCTACAAGATTGACCCCGCTCCTTACCAGGCCGCCCTGGACAATGCGCGGGCGGCTCTGGCCAGGGCGGAGGCCAACTTGACCACAATTCAATTGCGAAAAGATCGTTTCGAAAAACTGCTACCGGATAATGCGGTGAGCCAACAGGACTACGACGATGTGACCGCGGGGTTGAAGCAGGCCCAGGCCGAAGTCGAATCCTGGAAAGCGCAGGTAAAGCTGGCCGACATCAATCTGGTCTATACCGATGTCATTGCGCCTATCTCCGGCCGCATCGGAAGATCCAATATAACCGAGGGCGCCATCGTTACGGCCTATCAACCCCTTAATCTGACAACGATCCAGCAACTCGACCCCATTTATGTGGACCTGCCTCAATCCACCACCGAAATGCTGCGCCTGAAACGGCATCTGCTGGACGGGAGCGTCAAACAGGATGGCGCAGACCAGGGAAATATCCGGCTTATCCAGGAAGACGGGATGGTTTACCCCTTGGCGGGCACCCTGCAGTTCCGCGACATCTCGGTGGATCCAAGCACCGGTTCGGTTGTTCTGCGAGCGCTCTTCCCCAATCCCGACGGTGCGCTTCTCCCGGACATGTTTGTTCGCGGAATCGTGACCGAAGGCATCAACCAGCAGGCCATCCTGGTTCCCCAGCAGGGTGTTGCCCGTGATTCCAAGGGTGATCCGTTTGCTTGGATCGTGGATGCGGAGGGTCATGCTCAAATCCGGAGACTCGTTATTGATAGGGCCATGGGCGACAAATGGTTGGTTTCGGAAGGTCTTGCCCCCGGGGATCAGCTTGTCGTCGAGGGATTGATGAGCCTGCGACGACCCGGTGCAGCAGTGAAAGCTGTTCCTTTCAAAGAGGGTGGTTCGCCTGGCGGGCTGGATGAACATTCACATCAGCCGGCGACTCAATCGAATTAACGGAGGCGTAAGATGTTATCAAGATTCTTCCTGAAGCGTCCTGTCTTCGCTTGGGTCATCGCTATCTCCATGATGGCGGCCGGCGGTCTGGCGATCTACAATATGAGCATCTCCCAGTATCCCCCCATCGCCCCGCCGTCCATTTCCATAACAGCGTTCTATCCCGGGGCTTCGGCCGAGACCGTTGAAAATACGATTACCCAGATCATCGAGCAGAAGATGACGGGTCTCGACAACATGTTGTACATATCCGGCATGAGTTCTTCGTCGGGCATGTCTCGTCTTGAGTTGACCTTCGCCCCCGAGACCGATCCCGATCTCGCCTGGGCCAAAGTTCAAAACAAGCTTCAACTGGCCATGTCGAACCTGCCGGATGTGGTGCAACGCCAAGGGGTCAAGGTCAGCAAGTCCACTAGGAATTACCTGATGATCGTCGGGCTCATTTCCGAGGATGGCAGCCAAAACGGCGACGCGCTACGGGACTACGCCCAGTCGAATATGGAAAAGATCCTGTCCCGTGTGCCCGGCGTGGGCGAAGTCGAAAATTTCGGGTCCCAGTATGCCATGAGAATCTGGCTCGATCCCGACAAACTGACCAGCTACAATCTCACCATCGAAGATGTTGTCATGGCGCTCAGGGTCTACAATGTAGAAGTTTCCGCTGGGCAGTTCGGCGCGGCGCCGGCAGAGGAAGGCCAGCGCTTGAACGCGTCCATCGTAGTCCAGCATCTGCTCCAGACCACGGACGAATTCGCCGCGATCCCCATCCGCACCAATCCCGACGGCTCCACGGTAAAGATCAGTGATATCGGCAGGACGGAAGTGGGAAGCGAGCGCTACGATGTGCTGGCAAGTTACAACGGCCATCCATCCGCCGGATTGGCCATCCGCCAGGCGGCCGGCGCCAACGCATTGAAGACGGCCGATGCCGTCAAGACGACCCTGGAAGAAATGAGTGTGAATTTTCCGCCGGGGATGAAGGTGGTGTATCCCTACGATACGACCCCTTTCACCGTGGTGGCCATCAACGAGGTGGTCAAGACCCTCATCATCGCGATCCTGCTCGTCTTCGTTGTCATGTACCTTTTCATGGGCAACATCCGGGCCACCATGATCCCGACCATCGCCGTTCCGGTGGTCATCCTGGGCACCTTCGGCGTCCTTGGGCTGTTCGGATTTTCAATCAATATGCTGACCATGTTTGCCATGGTGCTGGCCATCGGACTGCTCGTTGATGACGCTATCGTTGTCGTGGAAAATGTTGAGCGGGTCATGACGGAAGAGGGCCTCTCCGCCCGGGAGGCGGCGGTTAAGTCCATGGGCCAGATCTCCAGCGCCCTGATCGGCATCGGGCTGGTGCTGGCCGCCGTCTTTGGGCCCATGGCTTTTTTCCCCGGTTCCACCGGCATCATCTATCGCCAGTTCTCAGTGACCATCGCCGCCTCCATGCTTCTTTCGGTGGCCGTGGCCTTGATCCTCACGCCGGTCCTTTGCGTATCCTTGCTCAGGCCGGTGCCCCCCGGGCACGCCCCCTCGGATCAGGCGTTGCCGATCTTCCGTCCTTTCTTTCGGTGGTTCGACCGCAGCTTCTACAATCTCAGGGATCGTTATGTGAAATTGACGGGGCGCATGCTGCGGCACCGCCTTATCTCTCTCGTCGTGTATTTGCTGATTGTGGCGGCGATGGGGTACATGTACCAGCGGATGCCGACCTCGTATCTCCCAGATGAGGATCAGGGGATGCTGATGGTCCAGGCCATTTTGCCTTCGGGCTCCACCCTGGAGCAGACCGCGGAGGTCATGGACCAGGTCAGGGAGTACTTCCTGACCCAGGAATCGGATGCCGTCGAATCCTTCATGGGTGTTCCCGGCATGAGTTTCGGTGGCCAGGGGCAGAACATGGGCTTGGGTTTTGCCAAGCTCAAGGACTGGGATCTGCGTCGCCATCGAGATCTCAAGGTCGAGGCCGTGGCCGGCCGGGCCATGCGAGCCCTCTCTCAGATCAACTCGGCCATGGTTTTTGCCTTCGCGCCGCCGGCGGTGATCGAACTAGGCAATGCCACAGGGATCGATTTCCAGTTGCAGGACCGCGGTGGCTTGGGGCACGCGGCCTTGATGGCCGCCCGCAACCAGCTGCTGGGCATGGCCGCCCAGGATCCGCGGCTTGTTCGCGTTCGCCCCAACGGCATGGAGGATGTGGCTGAATACAGGCTCGATGTGGATTGGGGCAAAGCGGGCGCCCTGGGTGTTCCCATCGCCTCGATCCACAACACCATCGCCGCCTCCTTTGGCAGCGCTTATGCCAACGATTTCATTCAGGGTGGACGGGTCAAACGGGTTTTTGTTCAAGCTGACGCCCCCTACCGCATGTTGCCGGAGCATATAAATAAGCTGTATGTGCGCAACACCGTGGGCAAGATGGTCCCATTTTCTTCCTTTGCTTCCGGGCACTGGGAATCCGGTTCGCCGCTGCTGGAGCGTTTCAACGGCTTCCCCTCTCTGAACATCTGGGGTGAACCTGCACCCGGGAAGAGCACCGGCGACGCCATGAAGGCCATGGAGGAGATCACGTCAAGATTACCCAAGGGAATTTCTTATGACTGGACAGGGCTTTCTTACCAGGAACGCATGGCCTCGTCCAAGACAGGCCTGCTGTATGGGTTTTCCATCTTCGTGGTCTTTCTCACCCTGGCGGCCTTGTACGAGAGCTGGCCTATTCCTCTCGCCATCCTGCTGACCATGCCCCTCGGGATTATCGGAGGTGTGATAGCAACGGGCATGCGGGGTTACACAAACGACGTTTATTTCCAGATCGGGCTGCTGACGGTCCTCGGTCTGACGACCAAGAACGCCATCCTGATCATCCAGTTCGCCAGGGGCAGGGTGGATGAAGGCATGGAGTTGATCGAGGCGACACTTGAAGGGGCCCGGTTGCGGCTGCGCCCGATCGTTATGACATCCTTGGCCTTCGGGTTCGGCGTCCTTCCGCTTGCCTTCGCGGCCGGGGCCGGATCGGGCGCGCAAACCGCCATCGGCACCGGCGTGCTGGGCGGCATGATAACATCCACCATCCTCGTCATCTTCTTTGCGCCCTTGTTCTATGTGTTTATTTATAAGGGCCTCGGCAAGTACAGAGAACGCGCGTCGGTCGTGCCTGCTGGCCCGAACCCGCCGAAGGGGGAGTCGAAATGAAACGGCTGAGTCAAGCCCTCTTGCTGGCCCTCATCATATTCAGCGGGGGTTGTACAATGGCCCCCAAGTACACCCGTCCCGCGGCCACCGTTCCAGTGGATTGGCCCGAGGGTCCCGCCTATGCGGAACGTCCCGCCTCTTCCGCATTCCTTTCGGCGGCCGATTTGAGTCCGCAGGAGTTTTTCCTGGATCCGCGTTTGCAACAGGTCATCAACCTGGCCTTGGAGAACAATCTGGATCTGCGCCTGGCCGTTCTGAACGTTGAAAAGGCGCGCGCTTTTTATAAGATCCAGCAGGCGGATCTATATCCGGCGATCAGCGCGTCCGCCCACGGGTACAAACACAGGACATCCGCGGATCTTTCCTCATCGGACGCACCCTCAACGAGCGAGGAATACGGCATCGATGTCGGCATCACCGCCTGGGAGATTGATCTGTTTGGTCGCGTTCGAAGCGAGAAGAACCAGGCCATCGAAAAATATCTAGCATCCGACGCGGGCCGGCGCGCCGCACAGATTTCTTTGGTGTCCGCTGTTGGTTCGGCCTATCTGGCGCTTGCGGCGGCGCGCGAACAACTCCTACTTGCACAATCCACGCTCGAGTCCCAGGAAGAATTCTATGGGATTATCGAGAAGCAATATCAAAATGGACTGGCCACAAAGTTGGACCTGCGCCGGGCGCAGACGACGGTAAATCTTGCCCAACGGGATGTCGCACAGTACCAGCAGTGGGGCGCGCAGGGAGAGAACGCATTGAATCTTCTTGTTGGAAGCCCTGTTCCCGCCGAGTTGCTCCCGGAGCGTCTGAGCAAGGTTTCCTTACCCCGCGATTTTCAGATGGGACTTTCCTCTTCCGTCCTTCTGAGCAGACCCGACATCATGGCGGCTGAGCATCAACTGAAAGCGGCGAACGCCTATATCGGTGTGGCCCGCGCGGCTTTTTTCCCCCGAATTTCCTTAACGTCACTCATCGGGACGGCGAGCAAGGGGATCTCCGGCCTCTTTGATTCCGGCTCGGAAACCTGGACGCTCAATCCCATGATTGGAATACCCCTCTTCGATGCCCGCGCTTTTCTGGCGCTCCAATTCACCCATACCGATCAAGAGATCGCGCTGACCCAGTATCAGAAAGCCATCCAGACGGCCTTCAAGGAGGTCGCGGATGCCTTTGCGGTCGAGGGTACGATCGATCAACAGGTCGCCGCCCAGGAATCTTTGGTCGAGGCCACTGAGGAGATCTATCGTCTGGCGCAGAAACGCTATACCGGTGGAATCGAGAGTTACCTCAGTGTACTGGATGCGCAGCGCTCGCTCTATGGATCCCAGCAGGGGCTGGTGGGGTTGCGCTTGGCCAAACTCACCAATCAGGTGCAACTTTATGCTGTATTGGGTGGAGGCAACGGTGCCGGCCGATGACCGTGGCGGTTTAACGAAGACGATCATTAGGTAACGGCAACCTTTCTTTATGAAGAAGAGGCCCGCGCGCCCTCTTCTGCTTAGCTCCGTTCCCGGCTATAATTAAGGGATGCGGTGAGGTGGAGCGATCACCCCGGGGCAACACAAGCAGGAGGCCGATCATGGCGTCATCAAGAGGGTTTGCAGCAGCGGCGTTCATCACTGGGCTGGTTTGGATAGCTATCCTTTCCTTTCACTCGGCGGCCCTGGCCGTCGTGACATTTACCGACATCAATGCCGGTCTGGTCGGCACCTACTACGGTGATACGATCTGGGGGGACTACGACGGCGACGGGGATCTCGATCTCCTGGTGACCGGGGGTAGCTCAGCTTCAAGTCCCATCACCCGCCTCTACCGGAACGATGGCGGAGGGACCTTTACTTTTTTGTCCAACCTGCTGCCGGACCTCATCTTTGCCGCGGCGGCGTGGGGCGATTACGACAACGATGGGGATCTCGACCTGGTGCTCCACGGTCGCGAAAGCGTTGATTCCGTGGTGCACCGCGTGTACCGCAACGACGGTGCGTTCGGCTTCCACGACATCGACGCCGGACTCCCGGAGATGCTTGGCGGATCGACTTGCTGGGTCGATTACGACAACGACGGGGACCTCGACATCTTTGCGACGGGCAGCCGGCCTGATGGTCCTGTCGATATCACGCGGATTTTCCGCAATGACGGAGTCAACACGTTCACCGAGATGGCCGCCGGATTTCCCGATCTTTCAGGGAGTTTCGGCGCTTGGGGCGACTACGACAACGATGGGGATATGGATCTCCTGTTCACGGGCGTCGATTTATTGCCCTTCGAAAAAACGATTTCAGCCCAGACACACCTCTACCGCAATGATGGTGGCACCTTCACAGAGATACCGACCGACTTCCAGGCGTGCGGATATGGTTATTCCGCCTGGGGTGACTATGACAACGACGGGGACCTCGACGTCGTGATTGCAGGGTTGGACGAAACGGAGGCACGCCTCACGATCATCTATCGCAATGATGGCGAGGCCCTCTTTACCGACATCTCCGCGGGCCTGGTAGGAGCCAACAACTGCGCTGTCGCGTGGGGAGATGGCGACAACGACGGGGATCTGGATCTTCTGCTGACCGGGTCGCAGGCCATAAGCGACCCCATTACCATCTTCTACCGCAATGACGGCGGAGGGAGTTTCGTTCCGACCACTAACAACCTGCTGCAGGTGGGTGAGGGATCGGTCGGCTGGGGCGACTATGACAACGACGGCGACCTCGACCTGGTCGTAGCCGGCCGCAGAGAAGGCATGCTCTACTCCACCATCTACAGTAACTACGGCGCATCGGCCAACACGCCGCCCGTCGCCCCGACCGGACTCGCCGCGACCTTCGCCGACGATCGTCTGGTGCTGAGCTGGCTTCCGGCATCCGATGCCGAGACGCCGACGGCCGGGCTTTCATACAACCTGCGGGTCGGCACCTCCTCGGGCGGATCCCAGATCATGTCGGCCATGGTGATCCCGGCCACCGGCCACCGAACGATCCCCGCGCTCGGCAATGCGCAGCAGTGCCTTTCCTGGTCACTGGATGCTCAGGCCGAGCAGTACTACTGGAGCGTCCAGTCGATCGACGGCGCCTTCGCCGGATCGGTTTTTGCCGCTGAGCATAGTTTCTCGATCGCCGATGTGGTCGTTCCGGAGTCGTCGGAGCGTCTTCGGCTTCATCCCAGCGCACCGAATCCTTTCCATAGCGAGGCGGTCATCTCCTATGAATTGGCTGCCGCGGAACCGATCCGGCTGGCGATCTATAATGCGTCGGGCCGCTGCGTGCGGGTGCTTCTTGAAGAGACCGTTTCGGCCGGCCCGCACCATCTCGCTTGGGACGGAACCGACGATCAAAACCGCCCCGTGGGATCCGGTTTCTATTTCTGCCGGTTGGAAACGGGGGGGCGGAGCGAGACCAGAAGCATCGTGCGGATCGAGTAAGATATCCGAAGTTGTTATATAGCATGGGAGTCTTCGGTCATGAAGCCGGGCCACCGCCCGGCTTGACCATCCAACCTTCTTTCGCCCCAAAACGTCTAAGTTAATAAGGCCTGTGATAGGTTTCGGCTTGTGATCACGTGTTTGATTGCTTTCGTCATTGGTGAGTCGCTTAATAATTGTGAGGCGTAAGATGGAGCATATCCTCAAATCCTCCCTTTGGTTCATTGTATTTTTCCTTGGCCTTCTGTTGTATGGATCTGATGTTGTCGCCGGTGCGACTGATCGTGAGGTTTATGACTTGGAACAAATGTGGCGGATTGAGGGAAACGAGGATGAATTTATTATTGGGATTATCGACGACGCGGTTGCAGATGAACATGGTCGATTCTATATGCTCGACCATCAACTTTCCCAGATTTGTGTTGTGGATCAATCCGGGGGATTTGTTGGATTTCTAGGAAGAGAAGGCGAAGGACCGGGGGAATTTGTGCGCCCGTCAAGCATCGCTTGGTGGGGCGATGGCATGCTTGCCGTAGCCCAGGCATCACCAGGCCGCCTAACGCTAATATCAACAGAAGGTGTTCCGGGCGGCGCTATTCATTATTCGCGTTCGGGCGAACGCCTGACGACGGGAATACAGCGTGTCGAGCCTTATTCTGATGGGTTTATTATTCAAGCATCCTATAGCATGAGCAACGGCACCATTATAAATAGGGAAAAACAGTTGGTGCGTTGTGACCGCAAGGGACAAGAGTTGGGCATAGTGATGGAATATGAGCTGACCCAGAATACAGAAAATTTCATTATGGACGAGAAGCTGCTCACGCCACCTTGGGC from Candidatus Eisenbacteria bacterium includes these protein-coding regions:
- a CDS encoding efflux RND transporter permease subunit; the protein is MLSRFFLKRPVFAWVIAISMMAAGGLAIYNMSISQYPPIAPPSISITAFYPGASAETVENTITQIIEQKMTGLDNMLYISGMSSSSGMSRLELTFAPETDPDLAWAKVQNKLQLAMSNLPDVVQRQGVKVSKSTRNYLMIVGLISEDGSQNGDALRDYAQSNMEKILSRVPGVGEVENFGSQYAMRIWLDPDKLTSYNLTIEDVVMALRVYNVEVSAGQFGAAPAEEGQRLNASIVVQHLLQTTDEFAAIPIRTNPDGSTVKISDIGRTEVGSERYDVLASYNGHPSAGLAIRQAAGANALKTADAVKTTLEEMSVNFPPGMKVVYPYDTTPFTVVAINEVVKTLIIAILLVFVVMYLFMGNIRATMIPTIAVPVVILGTFGVLGLFGFSINMLTMFAMVLAIGLLVDDAIVVVENVERVMTEEGLSAREAAVKSMGQISSALIGIGLVLAAVFGPMAFFPGSTGIIYRQFSVTIAASMLLSVAVALILTPVLCVSLLRPVPPGHAPSDQALPIFRPFFRWFDRSFYNLRDRYVKLTGRMLRHRLISLVVYLLIVAAMGYMYQRMPTSYLPDEDQGMLMVQAILPSGSTLEQTAEVMDQVREYFLTQESDAVESFMGVPGMSFGGQGQNMGLGFAKLKDWDLRRHRDLKVEAVAGRAMRALSQINSAMVFAFAPPAVIELGNATGIDFQLQDRGGLGHAALMAARNQLLGMAAQDPRLVRVRPNGMEDVAEYRLDVDWGKAGALGVPIASIHNTIAASFGSAYANDFIQGGRVKRVFVQADAPYRMLPEHINKLYVRNTVGKMVPFSSFASGHWESGSPLLERFNGFPSLNIWGEPAPGKSTGDAMKAMEEITSRLPKGISYDWTGLSYQERMASSKTGLLYGFSIFVVFLTLAALYESWPIPLAILLTMPLGIIGGVIATGMRGYTNDVYFQIGLLTVLGLTTKNAILIIQFARGRVDEGMELIEATLEGARLRLRPIVMTSLAFGFGVLPLAFAAGAGSGAQTAIGTGVLGGMITSTILVIFFAPLFYVFIYKGLGKYRERASVVPAGPNPPKGESK
- a CDS encoding TetR/AcrR family transcriptional regulator, whose translation is MDKIPSQRRQARKKDERNWQRKKILDAGLDVFARNGYEGTSVREIAEISGFSVGHIYNLIGKKEELFDQLLLQEGCDFEGVLLSLTERLSQQPAIEILDQLIVEILSYFQERPALFQIYLNETGAVLAAIDTHFSKRVLRLRGRLQKQIVTLFKRAFEEGSVIEIDPEHMRIAFFQLLNGFLGAWALARYRYPVVNEAKTIRQIIWSGLRSK
- a CDS encoding VCBS repeat-containing protein, producing the protein MASSRGFAAAAFITGLVWIAILSFHSAALAVVTFTDINAGLVGTYYGDTIWGDYDGDGDLDLLVTGGSSASSPITRLYRNDGGGTFTFLSNLLPDLIFAAAAWGDYDNDGDLDLVLHGRESVDSVVHRVYRNDGAFGFHDIDAGLPEMLGGSTCWVDYDNDGDLDIFATGSRPDGPVDITRIFRNDGVNTFTEMAAGFPDLSGSFGAWGDYDNDGDMDLLFTGVDLLPFEKTISAQTHLYRNDGGTFTEIPTDFQACGYGYSAWGDYDNDGDLDVVIAGLDETEARLTIIYRNDGEALFTDISAGLVGANNCAVAWGDGDNDGDLDLLLTGSQAISDPITIFYRNDGGGSFVPTTNNLLQVGEGSVGWGDYDNDGDLDLVVAGRREGMLYSTIYSNYGASANTPPVAPTGLAATFADDRLVLSWLPASDAETPTAGLSYNLRVGTSSGGSQIMSAMVIPATGHRTIPALGNAQQCLSWSLDAQAEQYYWSVQSIDGAFAGSVFAAEHSFSIADVVVPESSERLRLHPSAPNPFHSEAVISYELAAAEPIRLAIYNASGRCVRVLLEETVSAGPHHLAWDGTDDQNRPVGSGFYFCRLETGGRSETRSIVRIE
- a CDS encoding glycoside hydrolase family 3 C-terminal domain-containing protein, which translates into the protein MTLEEKFWQLFMLAGSLDEGVARYEHGAFGFQPRNYCDSASAMVCANDLQRHFVEKTRLGIPVILFEEALHGVVQPGATSFPQAIGLAATFDTDLMREVSHAIARECRALGIRQVLSPVVNIADDVRWGRVEETYGEDPLLAADMGVAFTSGFEQQGIITTPKHFIANVGNGGRDSYPIHYSERLLREIYLPPFEACIRRGGSRSIMTSYNSLDGVPCTAGDWLNDKWLKHELGFSGFVISDACAVGGANGLHGTARDYTDATAQAIKGGLDVIFQTSFDHAGLFFPAFHEGRIPPEVIDSAVARVLRAKFELGLFDQPYIDTGDAISAPEQKQHVLLARRAAQESIVLLKNDRQTLPLNRNLKQIAVLGPDAAEARLGGYSGPGNDKVSIIDGIKNKIGPSTQIVYAEGCPRVSPDYTTVPPEFLSCVQDDTLRNGLIGSYYNNINLSGDPVFTRVDPQIQFQWTLNSPDPHRLPDNFYSVRWIGKLRAPATGWVKIGVEGNDGYRLTIDGVLVIDNWHKVSFRSLAAEHHFEEGREYDLRIEYFEPTGNARLRLVWNYGMETGGDSAINEAVALAARSDAAVVVVGIEEGEFRDRANLDLPGRQEALIQRVAAAGKPTVVVLVGGGAVTMTSWLDSVPALLHVWYPGEAGGDAVADVLFGDYNPAGRLPITFPVSVGQLPLVYNHKPTGRGDDYLDLTGQPMFPFGYGMSYTQFEYSDLRLVERQISAGGAAAVHFIVKNAGAMEGDEVVQLYIRDELASMARPVTELKGFQRIHLRAGETRALHFIIGPDMLSMLDRDLKPVVEPGDFRIMIGASCKDIRLRETLTVARENE
- a CDS encoding efflux RND transporter periplasmic adaptor subunit, which encodes MLSRAMKFTRNVVLGAFASVLMLAGCGKNEAPPPPGEPVVSVVTIEAQSTALTTELTGRTVAYRMAEIRPQVNGIIQKRLFEEGSEVKAGQALYKIDPAPYQAALDNARAALARAEANLTTIQLRKDRFEKLLPDNAVSQQDYDDVTAGLKQAQAEVESWKAQVKLADINLVYTDVIAPISGRIGRSNITEGAIVTAYQPLNLTTIQQLDPIYVDLPQSTTEMLRLKRHLLDGSVKQDGADQGNIRLIQEDGMVYPLAGTLQFRDISVDPSTGSVVLRALFPNPDGALLPDMFVRGIVTEGINQQAILVPQQGVARDSKGDPFAWIVDAEGHAQIRRLVIDRAMGDKWLVSEGLAPGDQLVVEGLMSLRRPGAAVKAVPFKEGGSPGGLDEHSHQPATQSN
- a CDS encoding efflux transporter outer membrane subunit produces the protein MKRLSQALLLALIIFSGGCTMAPKYTRPAATVPVDWPEGPAYAERPASSAFLSAADLSPQEFFLDPRLQQVINLALENNLDLRLAVLNVEKARAFYKIQQADLYPAISASAHGYKHRTSADLSSSDAPSTSEEYGIDVGITAWEIDLFGRVRSEKNQAIEKYLASDAGRRAAQISLVSAVGSAYLALAAAREQLLLAQSTLESQEEFYGIIEKQYQNGLATKLDLRRAQTTVNLAQRDVAQYQQWGAQGENALNLLVGSPVPAELLPERLSKVSLPRDFQMGLSSSVLLSRPDIMAAEHQLKAANAYIGVARAAFFPRISLTSLIGTASKGISGLFDSGSETWTLNPMIGIPLFDARAFLALQFTHTDQEIALTQYQKAIQTAFKEVADAFAVEGTIDQQVAAQESLVEATEEIYRLAQKRYTGGIESYLSVLDAQRSLYGSQQGLVGLRLAKLTNQVQLYAVLGGGNGAGR